From Blattabacterium cuenoti, a single genomic window includes:
- the rpsA gene encoding 30S ribosomal protein S1, which yields MSNQTEEIKKKSSFSYEIRNEKLNDQETKSFDWTKYETHLDNEMQEKRKKLEEIYTKTLPKVQELEIYEGIITHISNKTIIVDIGFKAEGAISISEFRENFNIEIGSKIEVMVVKIDHKGQCILSYQKAKMLRNWQRINEAYEKSEVILGYVAARTKGGLIVEIFDIECFLPGSHINVKPVRDYDTYVGKTMEVKVVKINQKTKNVVVSHKVLIERDIEEQRKEMISKLDKGQVLEGKIKNILPYGAFVDLGGVDALLHITDMSWPHINHPTEIVQLEQELKFVVLGVDKDKNRVQLGLKQLQPHPWNSLDKNLKVGSKIKGKVSVLADYGAFIEIIPGVEALLHISEMSWSTDLSSTQDFVQIGDELEAVILTIDRQERKMSLSVKQLTLDPWIKIEEKYPIGSNHTGIVKKFTNFGVLLELEQGISGVIYTNDLSWTKKIKHSSEFCNINDKLEVIILAIDTQTRRLNLGHKQLTENPWEKYEKIYYEGSVHNGIISDLFDKGAFVKFTEDQKIEAFAPLRFLEKKDGTLLKKGERTDFKVIEFNKETKKIVISHTSIYRDKNQKKEQKRIKNRKFERSTLGDIEGLVKLKEQIEKEKNK from the coding sequence ATGTCTAATCAAACCGAAGAAATCAAAAAAAAATCATCTTTTTCATATGAAATAAGAAATGAAAAACTGAACGATCAGGAAACAAAAAGTTTCGATTGGACGAAATATGAAACTCATTTAGATAATGAGATGCAAGAAAAAAGAAAAAAATTGGAAGAAATATATACAAAAACTTTACCAAAAGTTCAAGAATTAGAAATATATGAAGGAATTATAACACATATTTCGAATAAAACTATTATCGTTGATATTGGGTTCAAAGCAGAAGGAGCCATTTCTATAAGTGAATTTAGAGAAAATTTTAATATTGAAATTGGCAGTAAAATAGAAGTTATGGTTGTCAAAATTGATCATAAAGGACAATGTATTCTTTCGTACCAAAAAGCAAAAATGCTAAGGAATTGGCAACGTATTAATGAAGCATATGAAAAATCAGAGGTAATATTAGGTTATGTCGCAGCTAGAACAAAAGGAGGATTAATTGTTGAAATATTTGATATAGAATGTTTCTTGCCTGGATCTCATATTAATGTGAAACCTGTTCGGGATTATGACACTTATGTGGGAAAAACTATGGAAGTGAAAGTGGTTAAAATCAATCAAAAAACAAAAAATGTTGTTGTTTCTCATAAAGTATTAATAGAAAGGGATATTGAAGAACAGAGAAAAGAAATGATATCAAAGTTAGATAAAGGTCAAGTATTAGAAGGAAAAATCAAAAATATTCTTCCTTATGGAGCTTTTGTAGATTTAGGAGGTGTAGATGCTTTACTTCATATTACTGATATGAGTTGGCCACACATTAATCATCCTACAGAAATAGTTCAATTAGAACAAGAATTAAAATTTGTTGTATTAGGTGTAGATAAAGACAAAAATCGTGTACAATTAGGACTGAAACAATTGCAACCTCATCCTTGGAATTCTTTAGATAAAAATTTAAAAGTAGGAAGTAAAATAAAAGGAAAAGTGAGCGTTTTGGCTGATTATGGTGCATTTATTGAAATTATTCCAGGAGTAGAAGCATTATTGCATATTAGTGAAATGTCTTGGTCTACAGATTTATCTTCTACTCAAGATTTTGTACAAATTGGAGATGAATTAGAAGCTGTTATATTAACCATAGATCGTCAGGAGAGAAAAATGTCTTTAAGCGTAAAACAATTGACGTTAGATCCTTGGATTAAGATAGAAGAAAAATATCCAATAGGTTCTAACCATACTGGTATCGTAAAAAAATTTACAAATTTTGGAGTTTTATTAGAATTAGAACAGGGAATTTCTGGAGTTATTTATACTAATGATCTTTCATGGACTAAGAAAATAAAACATTCCTCTGAATTTTGCAATATCAATGATAAATTAGAAGTGATTATACTAGCTATAGATACTCAGACAAGAAGATTAAATTTGGGACATAAGCAATTAACAGAAAATCCATGGGAAAAATATGAAAAAATTTATTATGAAGGAAGTGTTCATAATGGAATTATATCAGATTTATTTGATAAGGGGGCTTTTGTAAAATTTACAGAAGATCAAAAAATAGAAGCTTTCGCTCCATTACGTTTTTTAGAAAAAAAAGATGGAACCCTTTTAAAAAAAGGAGAAAGGACTGATTTTAAGGTTATTGAGTTTAATAAAGAAACTAAGAAAATAGTGATTTCTCATACGTCTATTTATCGTGATAAAAATCAAAAGAAAGAACAAAAACGTATAAAAAATAGAAAATTTGAGAGATCTACTCTTGGTGATATAGAAGGATTAGTTAAACTTAAAGAACAAATAGAAAAAGAAAAAAATAAATAG
- a CDS encoding ribonucleoside-diphosphate reductase subunit alpha, with amino-acid sequence METHPIAEKEGWKVGKDFPVWANNELYLNTIKGGYLLEKETPFEAYKRLSKNAAKILKKPKMEGEFFNIFWKGWLIPSTPVMVNMGTEKGLPISCFSGRIGDSMYEIYRKNLEMAILSKHGGGTSYDFSLIRPIGRSIKNGILGTSDGIIPFIKSYDSAIVASKQGRTRRGAVAIYLNIEHKEYPEFLKIREPKGDINRQCHNVHQGVIISNSFMDKVLKNNGKERVLWIDTLKERVKTGEPYLFFQENANKNIPENWKKHGLKIHHSNLCSEIMLPTDENHTLVCCLSSLNLYRYIEWKNTKTVFYAILFLDAVMQEFIDKGKHIRGIEDAVRFAEKSRALGLGTLGWHSYLQSNMIPFISVKSEILTHNIFRYIQLESQKATKYLAKEYGESEWNVGTGKRNLTLMAMAPNRSSAKLAGGLSQGVEPLAANIYVDDDSKGMYIRKNPYLEKILIKNGYNVPEVWEQIANEKGSCLGLTALSEKQKNVFRCFKEINQLELIKQASIRQRYIDQGQSINLSFHQNAPAKYINKVHIEAWKIGLKSLYYYRSESILRADTKRDLYSESLL; translated from the coding sequence ATGGAAACACACCCTATTGCAGAAAAAGAAGGATGGAAGGTAGGAAAAGATTTTCCCGTTTGGGCTAATAATGAGTTATATTTAAACACAATTAAAGGTGGATATTTATTAGAGAAAGAAACTCCATTTGAAGCATATAAAAGATTGTCAAAAAATGCTGCAAAAATTTTGAAAAAACCGAAAATGGAAGGAGAATTTTTTAATATTTTTTGGAAAGGTTGGCTTATTCCTTCTACTCCAGTTATGGTCAATATGGGAACAGAAAAGGGTTTGCCTATTAGTTGCTTTTCCGGAAGAATTGGAGATAGCATGTACGAAATATATCGAAAAAATTTAGAAATGGCTATACTTAGCAAACATGGTGGAGGGACATCTTATGATTTTAGTTTAATTAGACCTATAGGTCGGTCGATTAAAAATGGAATATTAGGGACTTCTGATGGAATTATTCCTTTTATTAAATCATATGATAGCGCTATAGTTGCCAGCAAACAAGGGAGGACACGTAGAGGTGCTGTTGCTATTTATTTAAATATAGAGCATAAAGAATATCCAGAATTTTTAAAAATCAGAGAACCAAAAGGAGATATTAATCGTCAATGCCATAATGTTCACCAAGGTGTTATAATTTCTAATTCTTTTATGGATAAAGTATTAAAAAATAATGGAAAAGAACGAGTTTTATGGATTGATACTCTTAAAGAACGTGTTAAAACTGGAGAACCATATCTTTTTTTTCAAGAAAATGCTAATAAAAATATTCCAGAAAATTGGAAAAAACATGGATTGAAAATACATCATAGCAATCTTTGTTCAGAAATTATGTTACCAACAGATGAAAATCATACCCTTGTATGTTGTCTTTCTTCTTTGAATTTGTATAGGTATATAGAATGGAAAAACACTAAAACTGTTTTTTATGCTATTTTATTTCTTGATGCAGTTATGCAAGAATTTATAGATAAAGGAAAACATATACGGGGAATAGAGGACGCTGTTCGTTTTGCTGAAAAAAGCAGAGCTCTGGGTTTAGGAACTTTAGGTTGGCATTCATATTTACAATCCAATATGATTCCTTTTATATCTGTTAAATCTGAAATATTAACACATAATATATTTAGATATATACAATTAGAATCTCAAAAAGCTACTAAATATCTGGCTAAAGAATATGGAGAATCTGAGTGGAATGTAGGAACAGGAAAAAGAAATTTAACTTTAATGGCTATGGCTCCTAATAGAAGTTCTGCTAAACTGGCAGGAGGACTTTCTCAAGGTGTAGAACCTTTGGCTGCAAATATATATGTAGATGATGATTCAAAGGGAATGTATATTCGTAAAAATCCTTATTTAGAAAAAATACTTATAAAAAACGGATACAATGTTCCAGAAGTTTGGGAACAAATAGCTAATGAAAAAGGGTCTTGTTTAGGATTAACTGCTCTTAGTGAAAAACAAAAAAATGTTTTTAGATGTTTCAAAGAAATTAATCAATTAGAATTAATCAAACAAGCTAGTATACGACAAAGATATATTGATCAAGGACAAAGTATAAATCTTTCTTTTCATCAAAATGCTCCAGCAAAATATATAAATAAAGTACATATCGAAGCTTGGAAAATTGGATTAAAAAGTCTTTATTATTATAGAAGTGAAAGTATTCTTCGTGCAGATACTAAACGAGATTTATATTCAGAAAGTTTATTATAA
- the queA gene encoding tRNA preQ1(34) S-adenosylmethionine ribosyltransferase-isomerase QueA, translating into MRTSDFYFLSPLNLLAKFPKQERDESKLMIIHRMNQKIEHKLFKDLHEYFEEGDIMILNNTKVFPARLFGNKEKTEAKIEVFLLRELDPKDRTWDVLVDPARKVRVGNKLNFGSGLTGEVIDNTTSRGRILQLNFNGPHEKLIRKIKELGKTPLPKYINRQPEKNDEERYQTVYAKKEGSVAAPTAGLHFSKHLLKKLEIKGINLVEITLHLGLGSFLTVEVEDISKHKMDSEKCSINENVCKIVNSAIQKKKRICAVGTSSMRAIESSVSSNKNLNPFCGWTNKFIFPPYHFSIANSMITNFHMPKSTLLMMTAAFTGFDLIMKAYQIAMEKKYRFYSYGDAMLIL; encoded by the coding sequence ATGAGAACTTCAGATTTTTATTTTTTATCTCCTTTGAATCTTCTTGCTAAATTTCCTAAACAAGAAAGAGATGAATCTAAATTAATGATTATTCATAGAATGAATCAAAAAATAGAACATAAATTATTTAAAGATTTACATGAATATTTTGAAGAAGGAGATATTATGATTCTCAATAACACCAAAGTTTTTCCTGCAAGATTATTTGGAAATAAAGAAAAAACAGAAGCTAAAATAGAAGTTTTTTTACTGAGAGAATTGGATCCAAAAGATAGAACATGGGACGTATTGGTTGATCCTGCAAGAAAAGTAAGAGTAGGGAATAAATTAAATTTTGGGTCTGGATTAACGGGAGAAGTTATAGATAATACTACTTCTAGAGGTAGGATTTTACAACTTAATTTTAATGGCCCCCATGAAAAACTTATAAGAAAGATAAAAGAATTAGGAAAAACACCTTTACCAAAATACATTAATAGACAACCGGAAAAAAATGACGAGGAACGTTACCAAACTGTATATGCAAAAAAAGAAGGATCTGTTGCTGCACCTACAGCAGGATTACATTTTTCAAAACATTTATTAAAAAAATTAGAAATAAAAGGAATTAATTTAGTAGAAATTACTTTACATTTAGGATTGGGAAGTTTTTTAACAGTAGAAGTAGAAGATATATCAAAACATAAAATGGATTCTGAAAAATGTTCTATAAATGAAAATGTATGTAAAATAGTTAATTCCGCTATACAAAAAAAAAAAAGGATTTGTGCTGTAGGAACTTCTTCTATGAGAGCAATTGAAAGCTCTGTTTCTTCTAACAAAAATTTAAATCCATTTTGTGGATGGACTAACAAATTTATTTTTCCTCCTTATCATTTTAGTATAGCTAATTCTATGATCACAAATTTTCATATGCCAAAATCTACATTACTTATGATGACAGCAGCTTTTACAGGATTTGATTTAATAATGAAAGCATATCAAATAGCAATGGAAAAAAAATATAGATTTTATTCTTATGGAGACGCCATGTTAATATTATAA
- a CDS encoding polyprenyl synthetase family protein codes for MKVILEKIKTTIKEEIKEFEKQFSSVIKSNIPLIDKITHYIIHRKGKLIRPIFVFLVAKMLGTIRKKTYHTACLIELIHTATLVHDDVIDNSYLRRGSFSVNAIWKNKTAVLIGDYLLSKSLLIATNNNYYDLLKIVCKTIKNMSEGELLQMEKSKQLDITEKIYNQIVFHKTASLIAASCEAGARSVHTDEQTALKMRKFGILAGIAFQIKDDLFDYEEKNENFIGKPIGIDLKERKITLPLIYTIQKASKEDQKNILSYIKNYDEKKKYKIIDYVKKYKGLEYATQKMIKLRNKALKILEFYPEGKIKNTLKIMINFIVERTQ; via the coding sequence ATGAAAGTTATATTAGAAAAAATAAAAACTACTATAAAAGAAGAAATTAAAGAATTTGAAAAACAATTTTCAAGTGTAATTAAAAGTAATATTCCTCTCATAGATAAAATTACTCATTATATAATTCATAGAAAAGGAAAGTTAATTCGTCCTATATTTGTTTTTTTAGTTGCTAAAATGCTAGGAACAATACGTAAAAAAACATATCATACCGCTTGCTTAATTGAACTTATACACACAGCAACTCTTGTTCATGATGATGTTATAGATAACAGTTATCTTCGACGTGGTTCTTTTTCTGTAAATGCTATATGGAAAAATAAAACTGCTGTTTTAATAGGTGATTACTTATTGTCTAAAAGTCTTTTGATCGCAACAAATAACAATTATTATGATTTGCTTAAAATTGTATGTAAGACTATAAAAAATATGAGTGAAGGAGAATTATTACAAATGGAAAAATCTAAACAATTAGATATTACTGAAAAAATTTATAATCAAATTGTTTTTCATAAAACAGCAAGTTTAATTGCTGCTTCTTGCGAAGCAGGAGCTCGTTCAGTTCATACAGATGAACAAACCGCTTTAAAAATGAGAAAATTTGGAATTCTTGCAGGAATAGCATTTCAAATAAAAGATGATTTATTTGATTATGAAGAAAAAAACGAAAATTTTATAGGTAAACCTATAGGAATAGATTTAAAAGAAAGAAAAATAACATTACCCCTTATTTATACAATTCAAAAAGCTTCTAAAGAAGATCAAAAAAATATTTTAAGCTATATAAAAAATTATGACGAAAAAAAAAAATATAAGATAATTGATTATGTAAAAAAATACAAAGGGTTAGAATATGCAACTCAAAAAATGATTAAACTTCGTAATAAAGCATTAAAAATTTTAGAATTTTATCCAGAGGGAAAAATTAAAAACACACTTAAAATAATGATTAATTTTATAGTGGAAAGAACTCAATAA
- a CDS encoding toprim domain-containing protein, producing MKKNLVIVESPTKAHTIQTFLGNNYYVISSYGHIIDLPEKKIGVQIQNNFKPTYVMLSKKKKSFKILEH from the coding sequence ATGAAAAAAAATTTGGTCATTGTAGAATCACCTACTAAAGCTCATACAATACAAACATTCCTTGGAAACAATTATTATGTTATATCTAGTTATGGACATATTATAGATTTACCAGAAAAAAAAATAGGAGTTCAAATTCAAAATAATTTTAAACCTACCTATGTAATGTTATCCAAAAAAAAAAAATCGTTCAAAATATTAGAACATTAA
- a CDS encoding type IA DNA topoisomerase, giving the protein MWLASDEDREGEAIAYQIYKTFNIPNKKYKRIVFHEITKKSIHNAIKNPRSINYNLVYAQQARRIIDRLVGFKLSPILWIKINTGLSAGRVQSIAVKLIVEQEKKIQNFVPSPIYQINGIFYYPKQKITFNALLENEIEDKKKMKNILTLCMNSTFIVKKIITKKEKKSPPPPFTTSSLQQEAYNKLNYSISKTMFLAQKLYEKGFITYIRTDSTSLSKTILSEIKDFILFSYGIKYLSLKEFSKYKKENKPFQEAHESIHPTVINFNKNYLDSLDIFQKRLYKLIWKRTIMGQMTDTMIEKKNIYIKPSQLKNFFIYTKKTVLFDGFMKIINQDKNEKIDTFLIKKDFLLDKKEIIAQQIVKNHLYRYNEGSLVKKLEKLGIGRPSTYVPIISTIQKRNYVHIQKISKKTENREIFILKGNSIIKKNDNFTKIEKNKFFPTEIGVLTTNFLNQNFYEIVNYTFTANLEKNFDDIAQGRQSWIEVVKNFYGEFYKKIQYVKKHVDKIRKERFLGTDPKSNQKVFSKIAKYGPVVQMGEFNSLKKPKFSPLLINKQKIETISLTEALKLLELPKSLGIFDGKEILLKINKYNIYIKYNNQSIPIDEKIFLNNFLNLEEAINIIIENKNK; this is encoded by the coding sequence ATTTGGTTAGCTTCAGATGAAGATCGTGAAGGAGAAGCCATAGCTTATCAAATTTATAAAACATTTAATATTCCTAATAAAAAATATAAAAGAATAGTTTTTCACGAAATTACAAAAAAATCCATTCATAATGCTATAAAAAACCCTAGATCAATTAATTATAATTTAGTTTATGCTCAACAAGCTAGACGAATTATAGATCGATTAGTAGGGTTCAAACTATCTCCTATTTTATGGATAAAAATTAATACAGGTCTTTCTGCAGGTAGAGTTCAGTCTATAGCTGTAAAATTAATAGTAGAACAAGAAAAAAAAATCCAAAATTTTGTTCCTTCTCCAATTTATCAAATAAATGGAATTTTTTATTATCCTAAACAAAAAATAACTTTTAATGCTCTTTTGGAAAATGAAATAGAAGATAAAAAAAAAATGAAAAATATTTTAACATTATGTATGAATAGTACTTTTATAGTAAAAAAAATTATTACTAAAAAAGAAAAAAAAAGTCCTCCTCCACCATTTACCACTTCATCTTTACAACAAGAAGCTTATAATAAGCTAAATTATTCTATATCTAAAACAATGTTTTTAGCTCAAAAATTATATGAAAAAGGATTTATTACATACATTCGAACAGATAGTACAAGTTTATCCAAAACTATATTATCGGAAATCAAAGATTTTATACTTTTTTCATATGGGATAAAATATTTATCCCTCAAAGAGTTTTCGAAATATAAAAAAGAAAATAAACCATTTCAAGAAGCTCACGAGTCGATTCATCCTACTGTTATTAATTTTAACAAAAATTATTTAGACTCATTAGATATATTTCAAAAACGTCTTTATAAATTGATATGGAAACGAACAATTATGGGACAGATGACAGATACTATGATTGAAAAAAAAAATATTTACATTAAACCTTCTCAATTAAAAAATTTTTTTATATATACAAAAAAGACTGTTTTATTTGATGGATTTATGAAAATCATAAACCAAGATAAAAATGAAAAAATAGATACTTTCTTAATCAAAAAAGATTTTTTATTAGATAAAAAAGAAATTATAGCTCAACAAATAGTGAAAAATCATTTGTATAGGTATAATGAAGGAAGCTTAGTCAAAAAATTGGAAAAACTAGGAATAGGAAGACCTTCTACTTATGTTCCTATAATTTCTACTATTCAAAAAAGAAATTACGTTCATATACAAAAAATTTCAAAAAAAACAGAAAATCGTGAAATTTTTATTTTAAAAGGAAATTCAATTATTAAAAAAAATGACAATTTTACTAAAATTGAAAAGAATAAATTTTTTCCTACAGAAATAGGTGTTTTAACAACTAATTTTTTAAATCAAAATTTTTATGAAATCGTAAATTATACTTTTACTGCAAATTTAGAAAAAAATTTTGATGATATAGCTCAAGGAAGACAATCCTGGATCGAAGTTGTTAAAAATTTTTATGGTGAGTTTTATAAGAAAATACAATATGTTAAAAAACATGTAGATAAAATTAGAAAAGAACGTTTTCTTGGAACAGATCCAAAATCTAATCAAAAAGTTTTTTCAAAAATAGCTAAATATGGACCTGTTGTTCAAATGGGCGAATTTAATAGTCTTAAAAAACCAAAATTTTCTCCTTTATTAATAAATAAACAAAAAATAGAAACAATTTCTCTTACAGAAGCTTTGAAGCTTCTTGAATTACCAAAATCGTTAGGAATATTTGATGGAAAAGAAATTCTATTAAAAATAAATAAATACAATATTTATATTAAATATAACAATCAATCAATTCCAATCGATGAAAAAATATTTTTGAATAATTTTTTAAATTTAGAAGAAGCTATTAACATTATAATTGAAAATAAAAATAAATAA
- the rsmI gene encoding 16S rRNA (cytidine(1402)-2'-O)-methyltransferase, translated as MLYIVPTPIGNLEDFTFRSLRILKEVDLILVESYKVSKKLLDFYNIKNSIDKYHIHNEHKMIPFFIKKIKKGKKLALISNAGTPSISDPGFLLIRSCIQASIKIECLPGPTAFVPALVCSGISINEFIFIGFLPRKKRKIKLENLSKENRTIVLYESPHRLIQTLNEMKYFFGSKRNIVICKELSKYFQNISRGNIEKMILYYQNIGRILGEYTIIIEKN; from the coding sequence ATGTTATATATTGTCCCTACTCCTATAGGAAATTTAGAAGATTTTACCTTTAGAAGTTTACGAATCTTAAAAGAAGTAGATCTAATTCTAGTAGAAAGTTATAAAGTTTCCAAAAAATTATTGGATTTTTATAATATTAAAAATAGTATAGATAAATATCATATTCATAATGAACATAAAATGATTCCTTTTTTTATCAAAAAAATTAAAAAAGGAAAAAAATTAGCGTTAATATCTAACGCAGGAACTCCCAGCATATCTGATCCTGGTTTTTTACTTATTAGATCTTGTATTCAAGCTTCTATTAAAATAGAATGTTTACCTGGACCTACAGCTTTTGTTCCAGCATTAGTTTGTTCCGGTATATCTATCAACGAATTTATTTTCATTGGTTTTTTACCAAGAAAAAAAAGAAAAATTAAATTAGAAAACTTATCTAAAGAAAATAGAACCATTGTATTATATGAATCCCCTCATAGATTGATACAAACATTAAACGAAATGAAATACTTTTTTGGATCAAAAAGAAATATTGTTATCTGCAAAGAGTTATCTAAATATTTTCAGAATATATCAAGAGGAAACATAGAAAAAATGATTTTATATTATCAAAATATAGGAAGAATATTAGGAGAATATACTATTATCATTGAAAAGAATTAA
- a CDS encoding aspartate-semialdehyde dehydrogenase produces the protein MKLGIVGITGMVGRVMIDLLEKRNFPLKELYLSASEKSIGKKFFFKKKIYKVISIYDLFLKKPDIVLFSAGSNISKEWAPKFSNIGSTVIDNSSAWRMDPCKKLIIPEINASCLCKQDKIIANPNCSTIQLVMVLFPLHIKYEIKRIIVSTYQSVTGTGKKAVNQLHKEKNGDFSCKIYPYPIYQNVLPHCDQFTDKGYTIEEMKLINETKKIINNYNIAITATAARVPVIGGHSESVNITFKKKPTIDDIYEILLKTKGIMVQDCPKKNIYPMPLYAHGKDEVFVGRIREDFSFQNSINIWIVADNIRKGAATNAIQIAEYLIKKNILN, from the coding sequence ATGAAATTAGGAATAGTAGGTATAACAGGGATGGTAGGTCGTGTTATGATTGATCTTTTGGAAAAAAGAAATTTTCCATTAAAAGAGTTATATCTATCTGCTTCTGAAAAATCTATTGGTAAAAAATTTTTTTTTAAAAAAAAAATATACAAAGTCATTAGTATATATGATTTATTTTTAAAAAAACCTGATATTGTTTTATTTTCAGCAGGATCTAATATATCGAAAGAATGGGCCCCAAAATTCTCAAATATAGGATCTACAGTTATTGATAACTCTTCTGCATGGAGAATGGATCCTTGCAAAAAATTAATTATTCCTGAAATTAATGCTTCTTGTTTATGTAAACAAGACAAAATTATTGCAAATCCAAATTGTTCTACAATACAATTAGTAATGGTGTTATTTCCGTTACATATAAAATATGAAATTAAAAGAATTATTGTTTCCACTTATCAATCCGTAACAGGAACTGGAAAAAAAGCTGTAAATCAGTTACATAAAGAAAAAAACGGAGATTTTTCTTGCAAAATATATCCATACCCTATTTATCAAAATGTATTGCCTCATTGTGATCAATTTACAGATAAAGGATATACAATAGAAGAAATGAAACTAATCAATGAAACAAAAAAAATAATAAATAATTATAATATAGCAATAACGGCGACTGCTGCACGTGTTCCTGTAATAGGAGGACATTCAGAAAGTGTTAATATTACATTTAAAAAAAAGCCTACTATAGATGATATATATGAAATATTATTAAAAACAAAAGGAATAATGGTTCAAGATTGTCCAAAAAAAAATATTTATCCAATGCCATTATATGCTCATGGAAAAGATGAAGTTTTTGTAGGAAGAATACGAGAAGATTTTTCATTTCAAAATTCTATAAATATTTGGATCGTAGCAGATAATATCCGTAAAGGAGCAGCTACCAACGCTATTCAAATTGCAGAATATCTGATAAAAAAAAATATATTGAATTAA
- the gmk gene encoding guanylate kinase → MTFNKTKLGKIMKKGKMIILSGPSGSGKTTISHCLLSTFPELKFSVSCTTRSIRNNEIHGKDYYFLSVNSFISKIKKYQFVEWEEVYPKLFYGTLKNEIFKIWKSNQHVLFDIDVKGGLNLKKKYPNNSLSIFIMVNSVKILKERLIARSYKNSNDNEMNLNIRLNKAREENDYAKLFDFVLLNNIDLCQTKRKAIQIVSNFIHK, encoded by the coding sequence ATGACATTCAACAAAACAAAGTTAGGTAAAATAATGAAAAAAGGAAAAATGATTATTTTATCAGGACCCTCTGGCTCTGGAAAAACGACTATATCACATTGTTTACTTTCAACATTTCCGGAATTAAAATTTTCGGTATCATGTACAACACGATCAATTCGAAATAATGAAATACACGGAAAAGATTATTATTTTTTGTCAGTAAATTCTTTTATTTCTAAAATAAAAAAATATCAATTTGTAGAATGGGAGGAAGTTTATCCTAAATTATTTTATGGAACTTTAAAAAACGAAATTTTCAAAATTTGGAAATCTAATCAACATGTTTTGTTTGATATAGATGTAAAAGGAGGATTAAATTTAAAAAAAAAATATCCTAATAATTCTTTATCCATATTTATAATGGTAAATTCTGTCAAAATATTGAAAGAAAGATTAATTGCAAGATCTTACAAAAATTCAAATGATAACGAAATGAATTTAAATATTCGTTTAAATAAAGCTAGAGAAGAAAATGATTACGCTAAATTATTTGATTTTGTTTTATTAAATAATATTGATTTATGTCAAACAAAAAGAAAAGCCATTCAAATAGTTTCCAATTTTATTCATAAATAA
- a CDS encoding RpiB/LacA/LacB family sugar-phosphate isomerase, whose protein sequence is MLIIAIGSDHTGVHYKYVINNFLIEKGHKIKDFGFSKYGIQVDYPDFIHPTAEFVNKGKADFGIIICGSGNGAAMTANKYQKIRAALVWEKEIAILARKHNNANIISIPARFVDKSKIIEIVKIFLETNFEGGRHKIRVEKIPKILSSSAG, encoded by the coding sequence ATGTTAATAATAGCAATAGGGTCTGATCATACAGGAGTACATTATAAATATGTGATTAATAATTTTTTAATTGAAAAAGGACACAAAATTAAAGACTTTGGATTTTCCAAATATGGAATACAAGTTGATTATCCGGATTTTATTCATCCTACAGCCGAATTTGTAAATAAAGGAAAGGCAGATTTTGGAATTATTATATGTGGAAGTGGAAATGGAGCCGCTATGACGGCTAACAAATATCAAAAAATTCGTGCAGCTTTAGTTTGGGAAAAAGAAATTGCTATTTTGGCTAGAAAACATAACAATGCTAACATTATTAGTATTCCTGCACGTTTTGTGGATAAAAGTAAAATTATAGAAATTGTAAAAATATTTTTAGAAACAAATTTTGAAGGGGGAAGACATAAAATAAGAGTAGAAAAAATTCCAAAAATCCTCAGTAGCTCAGCTGGTTAG